The following proteins are encoded in a genomic region of Streptomyces sp. SLBN-31:
- a CDS encoding YegS/Rv2252/BmrU family lipid kinase has translation MRQFTAVINPTAGGSTGAATLLQLARLLRAAGAELETEYSRNLAHAQDIARAAGERGRIVLAVGGDGITGGIGGALSGTGTVLGLVPAGRGNDFARALGLPAEPEALAQILLHAEPRPVDTIEVESAVHPRTVVLGSVYAGVDAEANRYANNARLLRGAASYYAGGLRAVTTWRPADYHVTVDGEEHLHRGYTVVAANSPYYGSGRLIAPDARVDDGLLDVVLIREAPRTLFFTLMNELKTGAHVHRPQVRVLRGRELRIEADRPVPYGADGEVDATLPVTVRVRPGDLPVLY, from the coding sequence ATGCGCCAGTTCACCGCCGTCATCAACCCCACCGCGGGCGGCTCCACCGGGGCGGCGACCCTGCTCCAGCTGGCCCGGCTGCTGCGCGCGGCCGGCGCCGAGCTGGAGACCGAATACAGCCGCAACCTCGCCCACGCCCAGGACATCGCCCGCGCGGCCGGCGAACGCGGCCGGATCGTTCTGGCCGTGGGCGGCGACGGCATCACGGGCGGCATCGGCGGCGCGCTCAGCGGCACGGGGACCGTGCTGGGCCTCGTACCCGCCGGACGCGGCAACGACTTCGCCCGCGCGCTTGGCCTGCCCGCCGAACCGGAAGCCCTCGCGCAGATCCTGCTGCACGCCGAGCCCCGGCCCGTCGACACCATCGAGGTGGAGTCGGCCGTCCACCCGCGCACGGTGGTCCTGGGCAGCGTGTACGCCGGCGTCGACGCCGAGGCCAACCGGTACGCCAACAACGCCCGCCTGCTGCGCGGCGCCGCCTCCTACTACGCGGGCGGCCTGCGCGCCGTCACCACGTGGCGGCCGGCCGACTACCACGTCACCGTCGACGGCGAGGAACACCTCCACCGCGGCTACACCGTCGTCGCGGCCAACTCCCCCTACTACGGCTCCGGCCGGCTCATCGCGCCCGACGCGCGCGTCGACGACGGACTGCTGGACGTGGTGCTGATCCGCGAGGCCCCACGCACGCTCTTCTTCACCCTGATGAACGAGCTGAAGACCGGCGCCCACGTCCACCGCCCCCAAGTGCGCGTCCTGCGCGGCCGGGAGCTGCGCATCGAGGCCGACCGGCCCGTCCCCTACGGCGCCGACGGCGAGGTGGACGCCACCCTCCCGGTCACCGTGCGGGTGCGGCCCGGGGACCTGCCGGTGCTGTACTGA
- a CDS encoding MCE family protein has product MITRTVKAQLLAFAAVTAVGVSYVGAEYTGLVDSLLDRGYTVRADFADSGGIFPGAEVTYRGVPVGRVGSLGLTGDDGVSVALDIKDGAPRIPADTLAVVANRSAVGEQYVDLQPRTSHGPYLLDGSAIPRGSTRVPLPTTDLVLSLDRLVNSVGKNDLRVTVDELGKAFNGTGPDLSRLVDSGNALVESASDSLPQTISLIEDSRKVLKTQADQGSSIKSFAHDLALLTEQLKSSDGDLRKLIGNAAPAAQEVNSLLRSTGPQLSVLLANLISGGQVTLAHLPGVEQALVTFPALVAGSYTVVPGDGTFHFGLVVNADDPAPCTQGYGTTRRDPSDTGTRAANTDARCTAPRGSKTSVRGAQNAPGARSASGGANPAAYVTPYDPETGTATGPDGRPVEIGSTGGQQTVFGKESWQWLLVGPMA; this is encoded by the coding sequence GTGATCACCCGTACCGTCAAGGCACAGTTGCTCGCCTTCGCCGCCGTCACCGCTGTTGGGGTGTCGTACGTCGGCGCCGAGTACACCGGCCTGGTGGACAGCCTCCTGGACCGCGGCTACACCGTGCGGGCCGACTTCGCCGACTCCGGGGGCATCTTCCCGGGCGCCGAGGTCACCTACCGCGGGGTGCCGGTGGGCCGCGTCGGCTCGCTGGGACTGACCGGCGACGACGGTGTGTCGGTCGCCCTCGACATCAAGGACGGGGCGCCGCGCATCCCGGCGGACACCCTCGCCGTGGTCGCCAACCGCTCGGCGGTGGGTGAGCAGTACGTCGACCTGCAGCCGCGCACTTCGCACGGCCCGTACCTCCTCGACGGCAGCGCGATCCCGCGGGGCAGCACCCGGGTGCCGCTACCCACCACCGACCTCGTCCTCAGCCTGGACCGGCTGGTGAACTCTGTCGGCAAGAACGATCTCCGGGTCACCGTCGACGAGTTGGGCAAGGCCTTCAACGGCACCGGCCCGGACCTGAGCCGGCTGGTGGACTCCGGCAACGCGCTCGTCGAGTCGGCGTCCGACTCGCTGCCCCAGACGATCTCGCTGATCGAGGACTCCCGGAAGGTCCTCAAGACGCAGGCCGACCAGGGTTCGTCGATCAAGTCGTTCGCGCACGATCTGGCGCTGCTCACCGAGCAGTTGAAGTCGAGCGACGGGGACCTGCGCAAGCTGATCGGCAATGCCGCGCCGGCCGCGCAGGAGGTCAACTCCCTGCTCAGGTCGACCGGTCCGCAGCTTTCGGTCCTGCTGGCCAACCTGATCAGCGGCGGCCAGGTCACACTGGCCCACCTGCCCGGCGTCGAGCAGGCGCTCGTCACCTTCCCGGCGCTGGTCGCGGGCAGCTACACGGTCGTCCCGGGCGACGGAACCTTCCACTTCGGCCTTGTGGTGAACGCCGACGACCCGGCGCCGTGTACCCAGGGATACGGCACGACCCGGCGGGACCCCTCGGACACCGGCACGCGCGCGGCGAACACCGACGCGCGCTGCACCGCCCCGCGCGGCAGCAAGACCTCAGTACGGGGCGCGCAGAACGCCCCCGGCGCACGCTCAGCTTCGGGCGGCGCGAACCCGGCGGCGTACGTCACGCCGTACGACCCGGAGACCGGCACCGCGACCGGCCCGGACGGAAGGCCCGTCGAGATCGGCTCGACGGGCGGCCAGCAGACGGTGTTCGGAAAGGAGTCCTGGCAATGGTTGCTAGTCGGTCCTATGGCCTGA
- a CDS encoding MCE family protein: MSIRRKAGTFAWAAVGSLLLSGCEFNGWYDVPLPGGAADDGHAYHVTVEFRDVLDLVPQSAVKVDDVTVGAVEKVQLDGWHARVRLRVADSVKLPANAVAELRQTSLLGEKYVALAAPTGTAPVGRLRDGDRIPLSRSGRNPEVEEVLSALSALLNGGGVAQLKTITVELNKALDGRENRVRSLLKELNTFVGGLDEQKADIVRAIKAVDRLAGRLGKEKETIAKAVDTMPPALKVLAGERRKLTKMLTALSKLGRTGTKVVEASHDDTVANLKKLRPILRQLNKAGSDLPNSLELLTTYPFPRNATEAVKGDYVNLHLTADLDLADLYGNVADGNSGEDRGGSQPPSTPDVPDLPDLPDVPDLPSVPTPTALPSTPGLPAPSASSGSGDVLCPPVCTSAYSTRARAPEGIDLALAELMLKGVQP; this comes from the coding sequence ATGAGCATACGACGCAAGGCGGGGACCTTCGCCTGGGCTGCGGTCGGCTCGCTGCTGCTGTCCGGCTGCGAGTTCAACGGCTGGTACGACGTCCCACTGCCCGGCGGTGCGGCCGACGACGGCCACGCGTACCACGTCACCGTCGAGTTCCGTGACGTCCTGGACCTGGTGCCGCAGTCGGCGGTGAAGGTCGACGACGTGACCGTGGGCGCGGTCGAGAAAGTGCAGCTGGACGGCTGGCACGCGCGCGTACGGCTACGGGTCGCCGACTCGGTGAAGCTGCCCGCCAACGCGGTGGCGGAACTGCGGCAAACCAGCCTGCTCGGCGAGAAGTACGTGGCGCTCGCCGCCCCGACCGGCACGGCCCCCGTGGGCCGGCTGCGCGACGGCGACCGCATCCCGCTGTCCCGCAGCGGCCGCAACCCGGAGGTCGAGGAGGTGCTGTCCGCGTTGTCCGCGCTGCTCAACGGCGGTGGGGTGGCCCAGCTCAAGACGATCACCGTGGAGTTGAACAAGGCCCTGGACGGCCGCGAGAACCGGGTCCGGTCGCTGCTGAAGGAGCTGAACACGTTCGTAGGCGGACTGGACGAGCAGAAGGCGGACATCGTCCGCGCGATCAAGGCCGTCGACCGGCTCGCGGGGCGGCTCGGCAAGGAGAAGGAGACCATTGCCAAGGCCGTCGACACGATGCCGCCCGCGCTGAAGGTCCTGGCCGGCGAGCGGCGCAAGCTGACGAAGATGCTCACCGCCCTGTCGAAGCTCGGCAGGACCGGCACCAAGGTGGTCGAGGCCTCGCACGACGACACGGTCGCGAACCTCAAGAAGCTCCGGCCGATCCTGCGGCAGCTGAACAAGGCGGGCAGCGACCTGCCCAACTCCCTCGAGCTGCTGACCACTTACCCGTTCCCGCGCAACGCCACGGAGGCGGTCAAGGGCGACTACGTCAACCTCCACCTCACCGCGGACCTCGACCTCGCGGACCTGTACGGGAACGTGGCGGACGGCAACTCCGGTGAGGACAGGGGCGGTTCGCAGCCCCCGAGCACGCCCGACGTGCCGGATCTCCCGGACCTCCCGGACGTCCCGGACCTGCCGAGCGTCCCCACACCGACCGCGCTGCCGAGCACGCCGGGCCTGCCGGCCCCATCGGCCTCCTCGGGCAGCGGCGACGTGCTGTGCCCGCCCGTGTGCACAAGCGCCTACTCCACCCGCGCCCGCGCACCCGAGGGGATCGACCTCGCGCTCGCTGAGCTGATGCTGAAGGGGGTCCAACCGTGA
- a CDS encoding MCE family protein, with amino-acid sequence MVLVTVVALIAALTYALWPRPGKIHVTAYFPRTVGIYPGSDVRVLGVRIGEVRKITPEGDRVRVEFEYDEGRKVPADAKAAIINSSVVSDRYVQLLPVYRTGPILRNGAVIPEKRTAVPVELDRVFDSLHTTAAALGPKGANKDGSLSRLLGVSADNLDGQGENLNQTVQDLSQAVTTLSDGRTDLFGTVRNLQVFTAALAADDMSVRSFNTSLAKVAEQLSGERKDLAAALANLATALGDVSSFVKKNKKSLTSDVKGLSKVTQVLVTQRAALNELLTVAPVGLSNLNNTYNPSSGTLDTRNNARQAQDPASLLCSLLRTTGDEGGKNPDCKELTKLFDSLPEPPTQGAAVTGTTDRTLGGILGASA; translated from the coding sequence CTGGTTCTGGTCACCGTGGTGGCGCTGATCGCTGCCCTCACCTACGCGCTGTGGCCGCGCCCCGGGAAGATCCACGTCACCGCGTACTTCCCACGCACCGTCGGCATCTACCCCGGTTCGGACGTCCGGGTCCTCGGCGTCCGCATCGGCGAAGTCCGGAAGATCACTCCCGAGGGCGACCGGGTGCGCGTCGAGTTCGAGTACGACGAAGGGCGCAAGGTCCCCGCCGACGCGAAGGCCGCGATCATCAACTCCTCGGTGGTCAGCGACCGTTACGTGCAACTGCTGCCGGTGTACCGGACGGGCCCGATCCTGCGGAACGGCGCCGTCATCCCCGAGAAGCGCACCGCCGTACCCGTGGAACTGGACCGCGTCTTCGACAGCCTGCACACCACGGCGGCCGCCCTCGGCCCCAAGGGCGCCAACAAGGACGGCTCCCTGTCCCGGCTGCTCGGGGTCAGCGCCGACAACCTCGACGGACAGGGCGAGAACCTCAACCAGACGGTCCAGGACCTCTCGCAGGCGGTCACCACCCTGTCCGACGGCCGAACGGACCTGTTCGGCACGGTACGGAACCTGCAGGTGTTCACGGCGGCCCTGGCGGCCGACGACATGAGCGTGCGGTCGTTCAACACCAGCCTCGCCAAGGTCGCCGAGCAGCTCTCGGGCGAGCGCAAGGACCTCGCGGCGGCGCTCGCGAACCTCGCCACGGCGCTGGGTGACGTGTCCTCCTTCGTGAAGAAGAACAAGAAGTCGCTGACCTCGGACGTGAAGGGCCTCAGCAAGGTGACCCAGGTGCTCGTCACCCAACGGGCCGCGCTGAACGAGCTGTTGACGGTCGCGCCCGTCGGTCTGTCCAACCTGAACAACACCTACAACCCCTCCTCCGGCACCCTCGACACCCGCAACAACGCCCGGCAGGCCCAGGATCCGGCCTCGCTCCTGTGCTCCCTGCTCAGGACGACGGGCGACGAAGGGGGCAAGAACCCCGACTGCAAGGAGCTGACGAAACTCTTCGACTCCCTGCCCGAACCTCCCACGCAGGGTGCCGCGGTGACGGGCACGACCGACAGGACGCTCGGCGGGATCCTGGGGGCGAGCGCATGA
- a CDS encoding MCE family protein, which produces MIPFRERNPVVIGAVGLTVLAVLTVAAFNADSLPFIGGGKTYSAAFSEAGGLKPGDEVRIAGVKVGKVEDVDLDGDHVKVTFKVKGDPAFGMETGASIRVKTILGAKYLALQPKGPGQLSPGSEIPLRRTVAAYDVVQAFSDLTTTSEKVDTEQLAKALDTISTTFQDSPAEVRASIKGLSRISRTVASRDKALGELLDHANGTTGVLADRSKDFTSLVKDGNSLFKEISKRRTAIHKLLKTSATLGIELSGLVDDNDKEIGPALRGLNRVVQMLERNQSSLDRSVKLLAPYVRVFTNTLGNGRWFDSYVQNLVAAPVVPKTGGGQ; this is translated from the coding sequence CTGATCCCGTTCCGCGAGCGCAACCCGGTCGTCATCGGTGCCGTGGGCCTCACCGTCCTCGCGGTGCTGACGGTGGCCGCGTTCAACGCCGACAGCCTCCCTTTCATCGGTGGCGGAAAGACGTACAGCGCGGCCTTCTCGGAGGCCGGCGGTCTCAAGCCCGGCGACGAGGTGCGGATCGCCGGGGTGAAGGTCGGCAAGGTCGAGGACGTCGACCTGGACGGCGACCACGTCAAGGTGACCTTCAAGGTCAAGGGCGACCCGGCTTTCGGCATGGAGACCGGTGCGTCGATCCGGGTCAAGACGATCCTCGGCGCGAAGTACCTGGCCCTGCAGCCGAAGGGGCCGGGCCAGTTGAGCCCCGGCAGCGAGATCCCGCTGCGGCGCACGGTGGCGGCCTACGACGTCGTGCAGGCCTTCAGCGACCTCACCACCACCTCGGAGAAGGTCGACACCGAGCAGCTGGCGAAGGCCCTGGACACCATCTCCACCACCTTCCAGGACTCGCCCGCCGAGGTACGCGCGTCCATCAAGGGTCTGTCACGGATCTCCCGCACGGTGGCCTCGCGCGACAAGGCCCTCGGTGAACTCCTCGACCACGCCAACGGCACCACCGGCGTACTCGCCGACCGCTCCAAGGACTTCACCTCCCTCGTCAAGGACGGCAACAGCCTGTTCAAGGAGATCAGCAAGCGCCGTACGGCGATCCACAAGCTGCTGAAGACCTCGGCCACGCTCGGCATCGAGCTCTCCGGCCTGGTCGACGACAACGACAAGGAGATCGGGCCCGCCCTCAGGGGCCTGAACCGTGTGGTGCAGATGCTCGAACGCAACCAGTCCAGCCTGGACCGCAGCGTGAAGCTGCTCGCGCCGTACGTCCGGGTCTTCACCAACACCCTCGGAAACGGCCGCTGGTTCGACTCCTACGTCCAGAACCTGGTCGCCGCTCCGGTGGTCCCGAAGACGGGAGGAGGGCAGTGA
- a CDS encoding MCE family protein, giving the protein MRTTPARQTAAPLVKFSVFALVTIAATALLAATIVNVSFTPERTYRAVFSDVTGLEKGDDIRIAGVRVGEVEGIRIKDRTLAEITFTVGADRPLLTSTHAVIRYRNLVGQRYVALTEGAGDGTRLRPGATIPLRRTQPALDLNALLNGFKPLFAALSPQDVNQLATEIIKTLQGEGGTVNSLLVHTASLTTTLADRDKLIGSVIDNLNTVLGTLDKRGTRFSGLLKQLRRVISGLSADRKPIGESLVNIGDLTDATSGLLTDARPPLKDDIAQLTGLTGTLNDNEKTVEGVLKRLPNKLNALTGTASYGSWFNFYLCDFDGRIVLPKTKQVLTPDMHVARARCGS; this is encoded by the coding sequence ATGAGGACCACCCCGGCCCGGCAGACCGCGGCTCCCCTCGTCAAGTTCAGCGTCTTCGCGCTGGTCACGATCGCGGCGACGGCGCTGCTGGCCGCCACCATTGTCAACGTCTCCTTCACCCCCGAGCGCACGTACCGTGCCGTCTTCAGCGATGTCACCGGCCTGGAGAAGGGCGACGACATCCGGATCGCCGGGGTGCGGGTCGGCGAGGTCGAGGGCATCCGGATCAAGGACCGGACATTGGCGGAGATCACCTTCACCGTCGGCGCGGACCGTCCGCTGCTCACCAGCACCCATGCGGTCATCCGCTACCGCAACCTGGTCGGACAGCGGTACGTCGCCCTGACCGAGGGCGCGGGCGACGGCACCCGGCTGAGGCCCGGGGCCACCATCCCGCTGAGGCGCACGCAGCCCGCACTGGACCTCAACGCCCTGCTGAACGGCTTCAAACCGCTGTTCGCCGCGCTCAGCCCGCAGGACGTCAACCAGCTCGCCACCGAAATCATCAAGACGCTGCAGGGCGAGGGCGGCACCGTCAACAGCCTTCTGGTGCACACGGCTTCGCTCACCACGACGCTCGCCGACCGCGACAAGCTGATCGGCTCGGTGATCGACAACCTCAACACCGTGCTGGGGACGCTGGACAAGCGCGGCACCCGCTTCTCCGGGCTGCTCAAGCAGCTGCGGCGGGTGATCTCCGGACTGTCCGCCGACCGCAAGCCGATCGGCGAGTCGCTGGTGAACATCGGCGATCTGACGGACGCCACCTCGGGGCTGCTGACGGACGCGCGGCCGCCGCTGAAGGACGACATCGCCCAACTGACCGGTCTCACCGGGACGTTGAACGACAACGAGAAGACCGTGGAGGGCGTGCTGAAGCGGCTGCCGAACAAGCTCAACGCACTGACGGGGACCGCGTCGTACGGCTCGTGGTTCAACTTCTACCTCTGCGACTTCGACGGCCGGATCGTGCTGCCGAAGACGAAGCAGGTGCTGACCCCCGACATGCACGTGGCGAGGGCGAGGTGCGGATCGTGA
- a CDS encoding MCE family protein — protein MRVLRLRLYGVVFVAVLALLLSLSVAVYQQAFTPVVRIKLEADGLGNQLDPRADVKLRGLLVGEVRSVHADGTKATLDIALKPQYVADIPSDVRARLLPKTLFGEKYVDLVAPAHTSARSIRAGDVITQDRTRVGIEVQQLMNDLLPLLRTVQPGKLNATLSAFATALEGRGDRIGDNLTRVEAYLHRLNPHLPSLTEDFARLADVAEVYGDAAPDLMEILRNTVTTSRTLVEERDRLASALTATATVADTTDDFLDANGDRLITLGRVSRPTLELFARYSPEYPCLLAGLVHEEQASDQAFRGGRMHITLEVVRQQGAYRPGEEPQYGEQSGPNCRDLPSPSVPAPGVHLNDGSQKGSSSGTLGVSATRAEQRAVGSLVSPVMGVPADEVPPVVTLLFGPMARGTAVSVA, from the coding sequence GTGAGGGTGCTGAGACTGCGGTTGTACGGCGTGGTGTTCGTTGCCGTCCTCGCACTGTTGCTGTCGCTGTCCGTCGCCGTGTACCAGCAGGCGTTCACCCCGGTCGTGCGGATCAAGCTGGAGGCCGACGGCCTCGGCAACCAGCTCGACCCGCGCGCCGACGTCAAGCTGCGCGGCCTGCTGGTCGGCGAGGTGCGCTCGGTGCACGCCGACGGGACGAAGGCGACGCTCGACATCGCGCTCAAGCCCCAGTACGTCGCTGACATCCCCTCCGACGTGCGGGCACGCCTGCTGCCGAAGACGCTGTTCGGCGAGAAGTACGTCGACCTGGTCGCGCCCGCGCACACCTCGGCCCGGTCCATCCGCGCCGGCGACGTCATCACCCAGGACCGCACCCGCGTCGGCATCGAGGTGCAGCAGTTGATGAACGACCTGCTGCCGCTGCTGCGGACCGTGCAGCCCGGCAAGCTCAACGCCACGCTCTCCGCCTTCGCCACCGCCCTCGAGGGCCGCGGCGACCGGATCGGCGACAACCTCACACGCGTGGAGGCCTATCTGCACCGCCTCAATCCCCATCTGCCGTCCCTCACCGAGGACTTCGCCCGTCTGGCCGACGTCGCGGAGGTGTACGGCGATGCGGCCCCCGACTTGATGGAGATCCTGCGCAACACCGTCACCACCAGCCGCACGCTGGTCGAGGAGCGGGACCGGCTCGCGAGCGCGCTCACCGCGACGGCGACGGTCGCGGACACCACGGACGACTTCCTCGACGCGAACGGCGACCGGCTGATCACCCTCGGTCGGGTCTCCCGCCCCACCCTGGAGCTCTTCGCCCGCTACTCCCCCGAGTACCCGTGCCTCCTGGCCGGCCTGGTCCACGAGGAACAGGCCTCCGATCAGGCCTTCCGGGGGGGCAGGATGCACATCACGCTCGAAGTCGTACGGCAGCAGGGCGCGTACCGGCCCGGGGAGGAGCCGCAATACGGCGAGCAATCAGGGCCGAACTGCCGTGATCTGCCGAGCCCTTCGGTCCCCGCACCCGGCGTACATCTCAACGACGGTTCGCAAAAGGGGAGTTCCTCAGGAACGCTCGGCGTCTCCGCCACCCGGGCCGAGCAGCGGGCCGTCGGCTCGCTGGTGTCGCCGGTGATGGGCGTGCCGGCCGACGAGGTGCCGCCGGTCGTGACGCTGCTGTTCGGGCCGATGGCGCGCGGGACGGCGGTGAGTGTGGCATGA
- a CDS encoding ABC transporter permease, whose product MALFDSLEALGRQLSFYGRSLAWTGRTLRRYKKEILRLLAEVSFGRGALAVVGGTVGVIAFLSFFTGTEVGLQGYAALNQLGTSNFVAFLSAYFNTREIAPLVAGLALSATVGAGFTAQLGAMRISEETDALEVMGVPSLPFLVTTRMIAGFVAVIPLYVIGLLSSYLAARTITTGYYGQSAGTYDHYFSQYLPPVDVLWSFGKVLVFAVLIILVHCFYGYYASGGPAGVGVAVGRAVRTSIVAINVLDFFLSLAIWGANTTVRIAG is encoded by the coding sequence ATGGCGCTGTTCGACAGTCTCGAGGCGCTGGGGCGCCAACTCTCCTTCTACGGCCGCTCGTTGGCCTGGACGGGCCGCACCCTGCGGCGCTACAAGAAGGAGATCCTGCGGCTGCTCGCCGAGGTGAGCTTCGGCCGCGGCGCCCTCGCGGTCGTGGGCGGCACGGTCGGCGTCATCGCGTTCCTGTCGTTCTTCACCGGAACGGAGGTGGGCCTGCAGGGCTACGCCGCGCTGAACCAGCTGGGCACCTCCAACTTCGTGGCGTTCCTGTCGGCGTACTTCAACACTCGGGAGATCGCACCCCTGGTGGCCGGACTCGCGCTCTCCGCGACCGTCGGCGCGGGCTTCACCGCCCAGCTCGGCGCGATGCGGATCAGCGAGGAGACCGATGCCCTGGAGGTCATGGGCGTGCCCTCGCTGCCGTTCCTGGTGACCACGCGGATGATCGCCGGTTTCGTCGCGGTGATCCCGCTGTACGTGATCGGCCTGCTGTCCTCGTACCTTGCCGCCCGCACCATCACCACCGGCTACTACGGCCAGTCGGCGGGCACCTACGACCACTACTTCTCCCAGTACCTGCCGCCGGTCGACGTCCTGTGGTCCTTCGGCAAGGTGCTCGTCTTCGCCGTCCTGATCATCCTCGTGCACTGCTTCTACGGCTACTACGCGAGCGGCGGCCCGGCGGGCGTCGGCGTCGCGGTGGGCCGCGCGGTGCGGACCTCGATCGTGGCGATCAACGTCCTCGACTTCTTTCTGTCGCTCGCGATCTGGGGCGCCAACACGACCGTACGGATTGCGGGGTGA
- a CDS encoding ABC transporter permease, whose translation MRLSPTGALRQSGNLFAMALDVVRTMPRRPFQAREFIQQAWFVASVTILPTALVSIPFGAVIALQIGSLTRQLGAQSFSGAASVLAVLREASPIVTALLIAGAGGTAICADLGARKIREEIDAMQVLGIDPVHRLVVPRVLASMVVAVLLNGLVSVVGVAGGYFFNVVLQNGTPGAYLASFTTLAQLSDLWAAEIKALVFGAIAAIVASYKGLTAKGGPKGVGDAVNQSVVITFMLLFVTNFVMTAVYFQVVPQRG comes from the coding sequence ATGAGACTGTCACCGACCGGTGCCCTGCGGCAGTCGGGGAACCTGTTCGCGATGGCGCTGGACGTCGTCCGGACGATGCCCCGACGGCCTTTCCAGGCAAGGGAGTTCATCCAGCAGGCCTGGTTCGTCGCGAGCGTCACCATCCTGCCGACCGCCCTTGTCTCCATCCCCTTCGGCGCCGTCATCGCGCTGCAGATCGGCAGTCTGACGCGACAGCTCGGCGCCCAGTCCTTCTCGGGCGCCGCCTCGGTCCTCGCCGTACTGCGCGAGGCCTCGCCGATCGTCACCGCGCTGCTGATCGCGGGCGCGGGGGGCACGGCGATCTGCGCGGACCTCGGGGCGCGGAAGATCCGCGAGGAGATCGACGCGATGCAGGTCCTCGGCATCGACCCCGTCCACCGGCTGGTCGTCCCGCGGGTGCTCGCGTCCATGGTCGTCGCCGTACTGCTCAACGGTCTGGTGTCCGTGGTCGGCGTCGCCGGCGGCTACTTCTTCAACGTCGTCCTGCAGAACGGCACTCCGGGCGCCTACCTCGCGTCCTTCACCACCCTTGCCCAGCTCTCCGACCTGTGGGCGGCCGAGATCAAGGCACTCGTCTTCGGGGCGATCGCGGCGATCGTCGCCTCGTACAAGGGACTTACCGCGAAGGGCGGCCCGAAGGGTGTGGGCGACGCCGTGAACCAGTCCGTGGTGATCACCTTCATGTTGCTGTTCGTGACGAACTTCGTGATGACCGCGGTGTACTTCCAAGTCGTCCCGCAGAGGGGCTGA